A single region of the Paludibacter jiangxiensis genome encodes:
- a CDS encoding alpha-L-fucosidase: MANGKFQPTWKSLQKYEVPEWFRNAKFGIWAHWGPQCQPEEGDWYARFMYNEGSREYNSHLKKYGHPSEFGFKDICNAWKAERWDPAKLVALYKSAGARYFFAMGNHHDNFDMWDSKYQPWNSVNIGPKKDIIDGWAKAARKNGLYFGVSIHAAHAWTFYETAQRADKQGTKAGIPYDGKLTKADGKGKWWEGYDPQDLYAQNHSLSKGSDKTGTIHSQWEWGNGASVPTDAYCEKFYNRTVDLINHYNPDLLYFDDTALPLWPISDAGLRIAAHYYNHSMQLNRGKLESVIFGKILTEDQKKCMVWDVERGAPDKIQEKPWQTCTCIGEWHYRRSVYESNGYKSAKTVIQMLADIVSKNGNLLLNIPVRGDGSIDEKEEAIVKQIGAWMHTNSEAIYDTRPWKVFGEGPSVENANPINAQGFNEGKVAFTSEDIRFTTKNGILYAIVLDYPKDGQVIIKSLAQNSPLYPQKVEQVELLDFGKVKFSSEALGLVVTLPALEGGSSAIALKIR, encoded by the coding sequence ATGGCCAATGGAAAATTTCAACCGACTTGGAAGTCGTTGCAAAAATATGAGGTGCCGGAATGGTTTCGCAATGCCAAATTCGGAATTTGGGCTCATTGGGGGCCGCAGTGTCAACCGGAGGAGGGTGATTGGTATGCCCGTTTTATGTATAATGAGGGAAGCCGCGAGTACAATTCGCATCTAAAAAAGTATGGCCATCCTTCCGAATTCGGGTTTAAGGATATATGCAATGCATGGAAAGCAGAGAGATGGGACCCGGCGAAATTAGTAGCTCTTTATAAGAGTGCCGGAGCTCGTTATTTTTTTGCAATGGGTAATCACCATGACAATTTTGATATGTGGGACAGCAAGTATCAACCGTGGAACTCCGTTAATATTGGACCGAAGAAGGATATTATAGATGGATGGGCAAAAGCAGCACGTAAAAACGGACTTTATTTTGGAGTAAGCATTCATGCTGCCCATGCCTGGACATTTTATGAAACTGCTCAAAGAGCAGATAAGCAAGGCACTAAAGCTGGAATCCCTTATGATGGTAAGCTGACAAAAGCAGATGGAAAAGGGAAATGGTGGGAAGGATACGACCCTCAGGATCTTTATGCCCAAAATCATTCATTGAGTAAGGGGAGTGATAAAACAGGAACTATTCATAGCCAGTGGGAATGGGGCAATGGTGCATCTGTCCCGACCGATGCGTATTGCGAAAAATTTTATAATCGTACGGTGGATCTCATCAACCATTACAATCCCGATTTACTCTATTTTGATGACACCGCTTTACCATTATGGCCAATCAGCGATGCCGGGCTGCGCATTGCTGCCCATTATTATAACCATAGTATGCAGCTAAATAGAGGGAAACTTGAAAGTGTGATTTTCGGAAAAATTTTAACCGAAGATCAAAAGAAGTGTATGGTATGGGATGTTGAACGAGGTGCTCCGGATAAAATTCAGGAAAAGCCTTGGCAAACATGTACATGTATTGGAGAATGGCATTACAGGCGTTCAGTTTATGAAAGCAACGGTTATAAGTCGGCTAAGACGGTAATACAGATGCTTGCGGATATTGTCAGTAAAAACGGGAATCTATTGCTGAATATTCCTGTGCGTGGCGATGGTTCTATTGATGAGAAAGAGGAAGCAATAGTTAAGCAGATAGGAGCCTGGATGCATACGAATAGCGAAGCCATTTACGATACACGTCCATGGAAGGTTTTTGGAGAAGGCCCTTCCGTAGAGAATGCCAATCCTATCAATGCTCAGGGATTTAATGAGGGAAAAGTTGCATTTACATCCGAAGATATCCGATTCACAACAAAAAACGGAATTCTATATGCAATTGTTTTAGATTATCCCAAGGATGGGCAAGTAATTATTAAATCACTTGCCCAAAATAGTCCTTTATATCCTCAAAAAGTGGAACAAGTCGAATTGTTAGACTTCGGTAAAGTCAAATTTAGTTCTGAAGCTCTCGGTTTAGTTGTAACGCTACCGGCTTTGGAAGGTGGCAGTTCTGCTATTGCCCTAAAAATAAGATGA
- a CDS encoding pectinesterase family protein has translation MKKIFVVLLLAMSGITAWAQKYDFVVAKDGSGNFTTIQAAIDASKAFPDAPITIFIKNGVYNEKVKVAACNPHLRLIGESAEKTILTYGDHFDKINRGRNSTFYTYTLLVEADDFRAENMTIENSAGPIGQAVALHVEGDRCAFVNCRLLGNQDTVYLAGQTSRDYFANCYIEGTTDFIFGAATAYFEKCTLHSKTNSYVTAASTNQGKQYGFVFNECKLTAAEGVNKAYLGRPWRDYACVVYIHCSIGKHIAPAGWENWSKTSRDKTAYYAEFENNGEGATTSQRVAWSHQLTKKEAANYTKEKVLSAALPSPEPAVSAWAK, from the coding sequence ATGAAGAAGATTTTTGTTGTATTGCTACTGGCAATGTCCGGCATCACTGCATGGGCTCAAAAGTATGATTTTGTAGTGGCTAAGGATGGTAGTGGTAATTTTACGACCATACAAGCAGCAATAGATGCCAGCAAGGCATTTCCTGATGCACCGATCACCATTTTTATCAAGAACGGAGTATATAACGAAAAAGTAAAAGTGGCGGCGTGTAATCCTCACTTACGCCTGATAGGGGAGAGTGCCGAAAAAACGATTCTCACCTACGGCGATCATTTCGATAAAATCAATCGTGGACGCAATAGCACGTTCTATACTTACACCCTGCTGGTGGAAGCCGATGATTTCCGGGCCGAAAACATGACCATCGAAAATTCAGCCGGACCTATTGGGCAAGCCGTGGCATTACACGTGGAAGGTGATCGTTGCGCGTTTGTCAACTGCCGTTTGCTGGGCAATCAGGATACGGTTTATCTGGCCGGACAAACCAGTCGCGACTATTTTGCCAATTGCTATATCGAAGGCACCACCGACTTTATTTTCGGAGCAGCCACTGCCTATTTTGAAAAATGCACGCTCCATAGCAAAACCAACTCGTATGTGACAGCCGCCAGTACAAACCAGGGCAAGCAATATGGCTTTGTGTTCAATGAGTGTAAGCTGACTGCCGCCGAAGGGGTCAATAAAGCCTATTTGGGGCGTCCCTGGCGCGATTATGCCTGTGTGGTGTACATTCATTGCTCTATTGGCAAACACATCGCTCCTGCCGGCTGGGAAAACTGGAGCAAGACCTCGCGTGACAAAACAGCCTACTACGCTGAATTTGAAAATAACGGTGAAGGAGCCACTACCTCTCAACGGGTAGCCTGGAGCCATCAGTTGACAAAAAAAGAGGCTGCAAATTATACCAAAGAAAAAGTGCTTTCTGCGGCATTGCCGTCACCGGAACCCGCGGTTAGTGCGTGGGCAAAATAA
- a CDS encoding glycoside hydrolase family 43 protein produces MNAIQSQTSKVRNLQTIKVTESQQNHYDAYLFVYFTGNNRNEEQIRFALSPDGYHYTALNHNNPILDAKKISLTGGVRDPHILRGIDGKTFYMVATDMVADSGWNSNRGIVLLKSTDLIHWSSKAIHIPTVFPKDFGNVLRVWAPQTVYNPKARKYMLYFSMLTSSPNEYDKIYYCYVNEDFTKITTVPKQLFYNPEKKACIDADILYAKGKYHMFYKTEGDDKGIHQAVSNELTCNWVPYVGALQQTKEHVEGPGVFKLNNSDAWILMYDVYTKGYYQFTRSTNLLKFDVVDQNVKMDFHPRHGTVMPITMQEYNSLKTYWEKHVSAESDR; encoded by the coding sequence GTGAACGCTATACAATCGCAAACTTCCAAAGTGCGAAATCTACAGACTATAAAGGTCACAGAATCCCAACAGAACCATTATGATGCTTATCTATTTGTCTATTTCACCGGTAACAATCGTAACGAAGAGCAAATTCGTTTTGCACTTAGTCCTGACGGATATCATTACACAGCGCTAAATCATAATAATCCAATCCTTGACGCAAAGAAAATAAGTCTGACGGGTGGGGTTCGAGACCCTCATATCTTGCGGGGTATTGACGGAAAAACTTTTTATATGGTTGCCACAGATATGGTTGCGGACAGTGGATGGAATTCTAACAGAGGCATTGTTTTGCTTAAGTCAACCGATCTGATTCATTGGTCTTCAAAAGCCATTCACATTCCAACCGTTTTCCCCAAAGACTTCGGGAATGTTCTGCGTGTATGGGCTCCTCAAACTGTTTATAATCCGAAGGCACGGAAGTATATGTTGTATTTCTCTATGCTTACAAGTTCTCCTAATGAATACGATAAGATATATTATTGCTATGTGAATGAGGATTTCACAAAGATAACGACAGTCCCGAAACAACTTTTTTATAACCCTGAGAAAAAAGCATGTATTGATGCCGATATATTATACGCGAAAGGCAAATATCATATGTTTTATAAAACGGAGGGGGATGACAAAGGAATTCATCAGGCGGTCTCAAATGAATTGACATGCAATTGGGTGCCGTATGTCGGAGCTTTGCAGCAAACTAAAGAACATGTAGAAGGACCTGGTGTGTTTAAATTGAATAACTCTGATGCATGGATCTTGATGTATGATGTATATACTAAAGGATATTATCAATTTACCAGAAGTACTAATCTTCTGAAGTTTGATGTGGTTGATCAGAATGTAAAGATGGATTTTCATCCCCGTCATGGAACTGTCATGCCAATTACTATGCAGGAATATAATAGTCTGAAAACATACTGGGAAAAGCATGTCTCTGCAGAATCCGACCGATAA
- a CDS encoding glycerophosphodiester phosphodiesterase, translating into MNKNTIAKVCLVGVVLFFATDGFGKTNVIAHRGYWKTEGSTKNSISSLSNAQKLGIYGSETDVHLTADGAVIINHDDTIQGHDISSTPLAVLKTVKLSNGEALPTLEEYLNQTRKDKKTKLIIEIKNKKDTLLEQRTVRAVVNLVKKMKMSKAVEYISFSMNACKTLLQEKAGAPIAYLAGKDGALAPAELKKIGLSGLDYHHSVLIKHPEWIAEAHSLGLTVNAWTVNDSLVIRKLIDLGADFITTDEPVIARKLIVN; encoded by the coding sequence ATGAACAAAAATACGATAGCAAAAGTATGCCTTGTCGGAGTGGTACTTTTTTTCGCAACTGACGGATTCGGGAAAACAAATGTGATTGCGCACAGAGGGTATTGGAAAACCGAAGGATCGACAAAAAATTCTATCTCTTCGCTCTCGAATGCACAAAAGCTGGGCATCTACGGCTCGGAGACCGATGTGCACCTCACTGCCGATGGAGCAGTCATCATCAATCATGACGACACCATCCAGGGGCATGACATCAGCTCAACTCCCCTCGCGGTTTTGAAAACGGTAAAGCTGTCGAACGGAGAAGCGCTGCCGACACTTGAAGAGTACCTCAATCAGACACGGAAAGATAAAAAGACGAAGTTGATTATTGAAATCAAAAACAAGAAAGATACGTTACTCGAACAACGGACGGTCCGGGCAGTGGTCAATCTGGTCAAAAAGATGAAGATGTCCAAAGCGGTAGAATATATTTCGTTCAGTATGAATGCCTGCAAAACGTTATTACAAGAAAAGGCGGGAGCTCCCATTGCTTATCTTGCCGGTAAAGATGGTGCGCTTGCTCCTGCCGAACTTAAAAAAATCGGTTTATCCGGACTGGATTATCATCATTCGGTACTGATCAAACATCCCGAATGGATTGCCGAAGCTCATTCGCTGGGACTCACGGTGAACGCCTGGACGGTAAACGATTCCCTTGTTATCCGGAAGTTGATCGACTTGGGTGCCGATTTTATTACCACAGACGAACCGGTTATTGCCAGAAAATTGATTGTCAACTAA
- a CDS encoding RagB/SusD family nutrient uptake outer membrane protein — protein sequence MKNNNITSILMAAVSVLIAFLAVSCSDVLDKQPTTSISDATFWKSESDASLALVGCYEFPHGWNHADFAHPQGLMYLDLAGGNGVEKENFTTLGMASSNTVATSDLVYGYWSNAYAQIAAYNTFLDNIGKCPMDDSKKAIWTAEVKCLRAYYLFNLAFYWGNVPMPLTTQTVSQANSISQTPQATVYSQVETDLKSALSVLPDKRTSSEYGRVTTGFVRVLLSRLYLAQQKWTDAATVLKAIVDSNIYKLDRTLGYEKLFQIGGETSSEMIFVIQYLKDQFTTSRYIYLFPECNGGWHQFAPYNELVKDYFCTDGKPISTSSVYSENDPYANRDPRLYSSIFLPPLGSYAGTKFNNVTYNCYKGAGTSDYYSKFPLFNGYCPKKGCDASATDLYSTYTYTPLMRYAEVLLSYIEAVNESGYSNVTQALLDQTINDVRSRVNLPAITLADVSSQTTLRAAIRQERRVELAFEGLRYYDVLRWGTAATELNHTFTGVKLSDDPTAANYRGSGSTASPVDANKYYQFETRTWDSHNRYFPIPQHDLNINPNLVQNSGYK from the coding sequence ATGAAAAACAATAATATAACATCAATCTTGATGGCAGCGGTATCTGTATTAATAGCTTTTTTGGCTGTTAGCTGTTCGGATGTTCTGGATAAACAACCCACAACCTCTATTTCCGATGCAACATTCTGGAAGAGTGAGAGTGATGCTTCATTGGCATTGGTTGGATGCTATGAATTTCCGCATGGATGGAATCATGCTGATTTTGCACATCCGCAAGGTCTTATGTACCTCGATTTGGCTGGCGGCAACGGTGTAGAAAAAGAAAATTTCACTACACTTGGCATGGCCAGTAGCAATACCGTTGCAACCAGCGATTTGGTTTATGGTTACTGGAGCAATGCCTATGCTCAAATTGCAGCGTATAATACTTTTCTGGACAATATCGGCAAGTGTCCTATGGATGATTCGAAAAAGGCGATCTGGACTGCTGAAGTGAAATGTTTGCGCGCATATTATCTTTTTAATCTTGCATTCTATTGGGGGAATGTTCCAATGCCTTTAACTACGCAAACCGTTTCACAAGCCAATAGTATAAGTCAAACACCTCAGGCAACTGTTTATTCTCAGGTCGAGACAGATTTGAAATCGGCATTGTCTGTATTGCCAGATAAACGTACATCGTCCGAGTATGGTCGTGTCACGACTGGCTTTGTCCGGGTTCTTTTAAGTCGTTTGTATCTTGCTCAGCAAAAATGGACCGATGCCGCCACAGTTTTGAAAGCAATTGTCGATTCCAATATCTATAAATTGGATCGTACGTTGGGATATGAGAAACTCTTTCAGATTGGAGGTGAAACGAGTTCTGAAATGATATTTGTGATTCAATATCTGAAAGATCAATTTACAACTTCCCGTTATATTTATCTTTTCCCCGAGTGTAATGGAGGATGGCATCAATTTGCGCCTTACAATGAATTGGTAAAAGATTATTTTTGCACCGATGGAAAACCTATTTCGACTTCGTCTGTCTATAGTGAAAATGATCCTTATGCAAACCGTGATCCAAGGCTTTATTCATCTATATTTTTACCTCCGTTAGGGAGTTATGCCGGAACGAAGTTCAATAACGTCACGTATAATTGCTATAAGGGAGCAGGAACCAGCGATTATTATAGTAAGTTCCCTCTTTTTAATGGTTATTGTCCAAAGAAAGGATGTGATGCTTCTGCTACCGATTTGTATAGTACATACACATATACCCCATTAATGCGCTATGCAGAGGTGTTGTTGAGTTATATTGAAGCCGTTAACGAATCGGGATATAGTAATGTTACACAGGCACTGTTGGATCAGACCATTAATGATGTTAGGAGCCGGGTAAATTTACCTGCAATTACTTTGGCCGATGTTTCTTCTCAGACGACATTGAGAGCCGCTATCCGTCAGGAACGCAGAGTCGAACTTGCCTTCGAAGGATTGCGATATTATGATGTGCTTCGTTGGGGAACTGCTGCTACGGAACTGAACCATACGTTTACAGGCGTAAAACTGTCGGACGATCCAACCGCCGCAAACTATAGAGGTTCAGGTTCGACAGCGTCTCCGGTAGATGCGAATAAGTACTATCAGTTTGAAACGAGAACATGGGATTCTCATAATCGTTATTTTCCTATACCCCAGCATGACCTGAACATTAACCCGAATCTGGTTCAAAATTCAGGATATAAATAA
- a CDS encoding alpha-L-arabinofuranosidase C-terminal domain-containing protein — MIRKTTILLLAFLALFSAAAQNKMTVQVNKPIADIQPTMWGIFFEDINLAADGGIYAELVKNRSFEFTKPLMGWKVQQKNFVEGAVQVVNRPEKEDTNPRYLQVLLQKASGHDLGLTNEGFRGMGVKKDITYTFSVLYRQSSPTGKLNIELVNAQNEVLGSTSLTPEVADNQWHKQSVSFKSNATDPKAKLNIWFEGDGKIDLDMISLFPSDTWKNRPGGLRADLVQLLADLKPGFIRFPGGCIVEGFDLAQRYQWKKTVGAVEDRHLIINRWNTEFSSRSTPDYFQSFGLGFFEYFQLAEDIGAEPLPILNCGMACQFNSAELVPAGQIDPYVQDALDLIEFANGSTDSKWGKLRAEMGHPAPFNLKMMGVGNENWGPQYVERLKIFTKAIKDKYPDFKLVNSSGTDPSGDRFDYLNGELRKMNADLIDEHYYRSPEWFFSNARRYDNYPRTASKVFAGEYASHCDNSFVGAARNNWKAALSEAAFMTGLERNAAVVSMASYAPLFAHLEGWQWAPDLIWYDNLHSYGTPSYYVQKLYSNNKGNKVVPITLGKDVVAGQDSIYASAVIDTKTKELIVKIVNASGNKTTKEIQLEGAPKLAKAGTLTVMQSCDMKQVNSIENPAALAPKTQPFAPKGKMIKAELAPYSFAVYRIGL; from the coding sequence ATGATCAGAAAAACAACCATTCTATTGTTGGCCTTTTTGGCATTGTTTTCGGCGGCTGCTCAAAACAAAATGACCGTTCAGGTTAACAAGCCGATTGCCGACATTCAGCCCACCATGTGGGGCATTTTCTTTGAAGATATCAACCTTGCTGCTGATGGCGGCATCTATGCTGAGCTGGTGAAAAATCGTTCTTTTGAGTTTACCAAACCATTGATGGGTTGGAAAGTGCAACAGAAAAACTTTGTTGAGGGGGCTGTGCAGGTGGTGAATCGTCCCGAAAAAGAGGATACCAACCCGCGTTATCTTCAGGTGTTGCTGCAAAAAGCAAGCGGACACGACCTCGGACTGACCAACGAAGGCTTCCGTGGAATGGGAGTTAAAAAAGATATCACCTATACCTTTTCGGTGCTTTATCGTCAGTCATCTCCGACCGGGAAACTGAATATCGAGTTGGTGAACGCTCAAAATGAAGTTTTAGGCAGCACTTCTCTTACACCGGAAGTAGCCGATAATCAATGGCACAAACAATCGGTTTCTTTTAAATCGAATGCCACCGATCCGAAAGCCAAACTGAACATTTGGTTCGAAGGCGACGGTAAGATCGATCTGGATATGATCTCTCTCTTTCCGTCCGATACCTGGAAGAACCGTCCCGGAGGCTTGCGTGCCGATTTGGTACAACTGCTTGCCGACCTGAAACCGGGCTTTATCCGTTTCCCGGGAGGATGTATCGTCGAAGGTTTCGATTTGGCTCAGCGCTATCAGTGGAAAAAGACGGTTGGTGCGGTCGAAGATCGGCATTTGATTATCAATCGCTGGAACACCGAATTTTCCAGCCGTTCCACTCCCGACTATTTCCAGAGCTTTGGACTTGGATTCTTCGAATATTTCCAACTGGCCGAAGATATTGGCGCCGAACCGTTACCGATTCTCAATTGCGGCATGGCTTGCCAGTTCAACTCTGCAGAGCTGGTTCCGGCCGGACAAATAGATCCGTATGTGCAGGATGCCCTCGACCTGATTGAATTTGCGAATGGCTCTACAGACAGCAAATGGGGAAAACTGCGTGCCGAAATGGGACATCCCGCTCCGTTCAACCTCAAGATGATGGGCGTGGGTAACGAGAACTGGGGTCCGCAATATGTCGAACGACTCAAAATATTCACCAAAGCGATCAAAGATAAATATCCCGATTTCAAACTAGTGAATAGTTCGGGTACCGATCCCAGCGGCGATCGTTTTGACTATCTGAACGGTGAATTGCGGAAAATGAATGCCGACCTGATTGATGAGCACTATTACCGTTCGCCCGAATGGTTCTTCTCCAATGCCCGTCGTTACGACAACTATCCGCGTACCGCGAGCAAGGTTTTTGCCGGTGAATATGCCTCGCATTGCGACAATTCGTTTGTCGGTGCAGCACGCAACAACTGGAAGGCTGCTCTTTCGGAAGCTGCATTTATGACAGGTCTGGAACGTAATGCAGCCGTGGTGAGCATGGCTTCGTACGCTCCGTTGTTTGCGCATCTCGAAGGGTGGCAATGGGCTCCCGACCTGATCTGGTACGACAATCTTCATTCGTACGGAACTCCGAGTTACTACGTGCAAAAACTCTATTCCAACAATAAGGGGAACAAAGTGGTTCCAATAACCTTAGGCAAGGATGTGGTAGCCGGGCAGGACAGCATTTATGCCTCTGCTGTTATCGATACCAAGACCAAAGAACTGATCGTGAAAATTGTTAATGCCTCGGGCAATAAAACGACGAAGGAAATTCAACTGGAAGGAGCGCCTAAACTTGCAAAAGCAGGTACACTTACCGTAATGCAGAGCTGCGATATGAAACAGGTCAACTCGATTGAAAATCCTGCCGCGCTGGCACCCAAAACGCAACCGTTCGCACCGAAAGGCAAAATGATTAAAGCAGAATTGGCTCCCTATTCGTTTGCTGTTTACCGGATTGGCTTATAA